The following nucleotide sequence is from Alkalihalobacillus sp. LMS39.
AGGGTCCTCTATAACCAGCGTGTAATTTGTAAAAGAGATTGCTTACTTTTAGTTTCGAGTTGAATAAGAACATTGAGACAATGCGTGATGAGCGCTAAAAACAGTTGATTGTGTACCGCTTCTTCGCTATAACCAAAAAAGGTTTTGCTTTTCAGGTGTTTTAACCATTTGAAGAAGAGCTCGAAGGCCCATCTTGAACGGTATATGTCGCCAATTTCCTCAACAGTTAAGTCGAAACGATTGGTAATCAAACATAAAAGCTGTCTTTTCAAATTAACTGTTTCAATGATTCGAAACACATTTTCACATCTCTTTTGAGTTGTACCAATGTAAGCCAATTTTGTCTGGAGTTATCGAGAAACCTTCTGGAAGATCAAAGGTTTCAATCTCACGAATAACTGCATTTTTCTTCAGTCTACACAAAAAAGACTCCATCATCTGTGTAGCGATCAAATCGTTCATAGTCCACATAATATCCACGGTCAAACACGTACATGGCGTCTTGTTCATCAACAAGAATTTCAAGCTGGTTACGATCGTGCTCGGCAGTATTTGTAATAATGGCTTTCTCAGGATAGATAGTTCCTGATCAACGTAAACTAAACGGAGATGAAGTTTAACACCAGCTTTTGACTTTCGAAAATTAGCCCACTGCTAACGAGTAAGGTTAAGTGGCATCGTATTAGAGTCGATGATTTTAATAGGGTTTACCCCTTTTCGTTTTTCTATTTTCAGATGGATGAGACGCACAAGTTCAAGGACGATAAAAACTCTGGATCGATTTATTTTTACGAGATAACTGAGACACACTAATCGATTTAAAACCAAGTTCTTTCTGTAAATCCTTATCAGCTTGTGCTGTATTTAGATCATAAAGGCTTTTCATCTGATTCAAATGGGCATAGAGAAAAAGTTTTGTAAATGAAAGTGTTTTTAGCTTTTTCGTATACTTATCAAGCTGATATTTTTCAACTTGTTCATTAAAAATATATTTATGGGTGCAAACCATTTAAATGAAGAAAGTCGTGTATTCTTGTCCATAGCTGTTATCCCTTACATTGGATTTGGACAGGAACCACCTGTACTTCTATTGTAAATTAAATCTCCAATTAATATTAATACAACACTAGTGACTTAATATCTTAAATAAATTTGGTTAAGCAATAATTAAACTCTATACTTCATATTTTCTTAAAAGTTCATCTAGTGCTTCACGTAATAAAGAAGCTTCAGATCTTTTTGTTGTTCTTGCCAAAATACTTAATCGTGATAGTTGAATAGGTGTATAGTAGTTACTTTTAAGTTTTAACTTTTTAGTGTCTGCAATAGAAATACTATTTCTCCCATCATTTTTCGCCTGATATACTGATTCTTCTAAATTCCTGAGGATTTCCACGATATCCTCTCCATGTTTGGGATACTCAACAATCCCTGCACTAAAAGAGGTTTTAAGGACCTTATAAAAACTATTTTTTAAATCAAGTAGCTTAGACATAACTCCATCTATAGGAATTGCTTCAAAAATAAGTGCAAATTCATCTCTACCCAAATATATTAAGTTAAAATCTTGTGGACTATTTAGATAATTATAAATTTTTTCGATTTTATACTCTTTAGTTATTTGGATGTCAGTACTATTAAAAAAGTCAATATCAATTAAAACTATAGTTATGTCTTTAAATATAGATATATTTATTGTGTTTTCTATTAATTTTTTCAATTTATTATAATTTCTATATGATAAATACATTCTATCCCTACTTACTTTTTAATTTAATTTTAATATATATATAAATATATATCAAATGCTCTTTTTTTGTGAAAAACTTTACATCCTAGGTTGAAAACGCTAGCAATGGATGTTTATTTAATGAGGTGATAATATGAAAATTCTAATAACCGGTTGTGTTGGTTTTATAGGGATGCATCTTTCAAAAAGATTACTATTAGAGGGTTATTGTGTTATAGGGATTGATAATTTAAATAATTACTATAGTTGAGTAAATTTCATAATTTCAATCCTAAGCCACACAAGGATTTCAGGACATGAAAAAAGGAGTACCTCCCCAAAAGTCGAATGAGTAAGTGACCAAACAAACTCTCAGACTGGAGGAAGACTCCCTATGACCATTATACGACAAGGAAGCCTATTTGAACTACAAGATTTATACGAATTAGAACCTATCCATCGATTTGAAGCTGTATTATCGACGATTGATATCTATCCGATATTGAATGTTATTTCTAAAAAAGCCCTTTACGGTGCGCCTGTTCAGCTAAATTATACAGCTATGATTTATTCGCTTGTCGTTAGGATACTTGAAAGAATTCCAACGATAAAAGACTTAATTAAGCGCCTGAAACATGATTATATGTTCAGATTGGATTGCGGATTCCTTCTATCAGACGCGATCCCATCAGAAGCTTCTTATTCAAGAATGGTTTCTAAAATTGAGGAATCGACTATCCTTGAACGTGTACAAGAATTGCTACTTATTCAAGCGATTACCGAAGGATTTATCACAGATGACACGGTAGCTATTGATGCGACCCATATCGAGGCTCGTGACCAAGCTCCTTCGAAAGAAGAAAAAAAAGTGAATCTAGCAAAGAAACGTGGACGCAAATCCAACGAAGAGAAGGACAAATGGCTCCAAGAACGAGCTATAAGAGAAGAGAGACTGCCGATTTTTGAGAAAAAGATTGAGGCCCAACTTGACTTACCTTTAACTGAATTACGTTCTGTGGCTCCTCTTGACCCTAAGTGGAGGATTAAGAAAAATAGTAAAGGAAGGACGTATTTTGGTTTGGCTATAAAGGTCATTTTGCCGTCGGCACGAAAAGTCAATACATCCTTCAGTCTTTCTTTTCTTCTGGAAATATGAATGATGGAAAAGCAGCGCTCCCTTTACTAAAAGGCATTCAAGAGCGTATTTCTGGCCTAAAGGTTTTTTATATGACGCTTGATGCAGGGTATGATTATCCAGCTATTTATCAACAGATTCATCGCATGCAGTCTCAATCTGTGATTGCCTATAATAAGAAAAATGAATCGGAGACAGAAGGCTTTGATAAATATTTCGCCCCAACCTGCGTCCGAGAGTTTTCCTATCGATACGATAGTTTCGACAGTAAGTATGAGACCTTGAAATACACACGACCTAAAGAGTGTAAAAACTGTCCTTTGGCAGAAGATACGTTATGCCAGAAGGTTTACAAAGTGAAAATTACAACAGATTTGTGGCGCTATACAGCGCCCGCGCGTGGTTCAAATGCATGGAAAACAATTTATAAACAACGAAGTGCAGTAGAACGTGTCATCGCTTATCTCAAAGAGTTTTTTCAGTTAAACAATGTGCGATACCGTACAGGAAAACGTGCAAAAGTCCAATTTGATTTGACACATTTAGTATATAACGCAGCGAAGCTAGCTTGCGACCGGATTACCAAAACAATGTCTGAAAAACAGAGTCTTAAGACAGCTTAATCAAAATTTTTAAATCAATGAACTAAATTGGGTACTAATAATATTCTAGAGTTAGGCTTTATGAAATTGATTCAATTATTTTTATATTGACAATTTTTTAATAAATATATTGATGCTTGTTACACTAGCATCAGTCTTTAACACTAGAATCTTACTACAACAATATATGAATTCTAAAACGTTACACTTAAATAATCCTAATATTTTTTAGAATGTTGGGATTCCTTTTTTTGTATTGTAATAATAAACAAAATTCAATTTGGCGGTAGCACTACGGACTATAAGAAAATAAAGTACGCTTTCTAACAGTCCCTACGTGTCGCATCGGCATTAAATGGACCGATAACACGGTCTGTAAGGCTCATACTTCGCCGACATTCCGTAAGTTCCTGTTCCATTTGCGGTTCCCGCCATACCGAACGAGTCGAAAAGCATTTGTAGGTATTACAAAGTATGCATTCCTACAAGCCATAATCCTACCTTGTAGGAATGCCTAATACGTTCCCTCTAATATTACGGACACTTA
It contains:
- a CDS encoding diguanylate cyclase gives rise to the protein MYLSYRNYNKLKKLIENTINISIFKDITIVLIDIDFFNSTDIQITKEYKIEKIYNYLNSPQDFNLIYLGRDEFALIFEAIPIDGVMSKLLDLKNSFYKVLKTSFSAGIVEYPKHGEDIVEILRNLEESVYQAKNDGRNSISIADTKKLKLKSNYYTPIQLSRLSILARTTKRSEASLLREALDELLRKYEV